Proteins co-encoded in one Vibrio aquimaris genomic window:
- a CDS encoding sensor histidine kinase produces MKPFLSSTRTLTGRLALFFTTISCIIGVIISMIFMFSLDWSEDRVGERLILIDRDTAVERFLNGEKGMIEIDSLTKAYNDLSLLPEFYRQYTEQYDTYLGEVDSDEHPNAYMVYKGSYTDKGEDKTLVLLSLIDKVEFNTDEFVYSGLLVITLVSLLMFLFGTLLYRLSVRLIEPVNEIAKQLQEHSGDVNQAFVLGEGAADEFQILTQQLNQYRHDLTTAIKREQAFARYASHELRTPLTVVKGANSLLSRSEHSEFQHRQITRIEEASTQMTVMVDALLSIVRYERNIDNSPLREISKAELESIIFSHTDQAEQKSISIEMQISGQPEVRATPAVVTMIVGNLIRNAIAATANGKIDVALSQDRLSIIDDGPGLNQTPDANGHGLGLMIVDDLCQRYNWRFSLTNHPNRGCLAQIEF; encoded by the coding sequence ATGAAACCCTTTCTTTCCAGTACTCGAACCCTCACAGGACGTCTAGCGCTCTTTTTTACCACTATCTCCTGCATCATTGGTGTAATTATCTCTATGATTTTTATGTTCTCGCTTGATTGGTCTGAAGATCGTGTCGGTGAGCGCCTTATTTTGATAGACAGAGACACGGCGGTAGAACGTTTCCTTAATGGTGAGAAAGGCATGATAGAAATTGATAGCCTGACCAAAGCCTACAATGATCTCTCTCTGTTACCAGAGTTTTATCGCCAATACACTGAGCAATATGATACCTATCTCGGCGAGGTTGATTCCGATGAGCACCCTAATGCTTACATGGTCTACAAAGGCTCGTATACCGATAAAGGCGAAGACAAAACCTTAGTGTTATTATCTTTGATCGATAAAGTCGAATTTAACACCGATGAATTTGTTTATTCAGGCTTGCTCGTCATTACCCTAGTTTCTTTACTCATGTTCTTGTTTGGTACTTTGCTTTATCGCCTATCAGTACGCCTGATTGAGCCTGTCAATGAAATCGCTAAACAGTTACAAGAGCATTCAGGTGACGTAAACCAAGCTTTTGTGCTTGGCGAAGGCGCTGCGGATGAATTCCAAATTCTCACTCAACAGCTCAACCAATATCGACATGATTTGACTACTGCCATTAAACGAGAGCAAGCATTCGCCCGCTATGCTAGTCATGAGTTAAGGACCCCCTTAACTGTTGTCAAAGGCGCAAATTCACTTCTTAGCCGCTCAGAACATTCTGAGTTTCAGCACAGACAAATCACGCGAATTGAAGAGGCCAGTACACAAATGACGGTCATGGTCGACGCTCTGCTATCCATCGTGCGTTACGAGCGCAATATCGACAACTCACCGTTACGTGAAATCAGCAAAGCTGAACTGGAGTCAATTATTTTCTCTCATACCGATCAAGCCGAGCAGAAATCTATCTCAATAGAAATGCAAATATCAGGGCAGCCTGAGGTTCGCGCAACGCCAGCAGTCGTCACCATGATTGTGGGTAATCTTATTCGTAACGCTATCGCTGCAACAGCCAATGGTAAAATCGATGTTGCGTTGTCCCAGGACCGACTTTCCATTATCGACGACGGACCAGGGTTGAATCAAACTCCTGATGCTAATGGTCATGGACTTGGATTAATGATCGTTGATGACCTTTGCCAGCGTTACAATTGGCGCTTTAGTCTCACTAATCACCCCAATCGAGGATGCCTGGCGCAAATAGAATTTTAA
- a CDS encoding response regulator transcription factor, whose translation MHKILLVEDNREVAGVLFDYFESLGMELDYADNGELGLQLALNENFDLILLDLMLPRMDGLTVCNSLRDAGNYTPILMLTALDNREDMLNGFKHGADDYLTKPFDLEILEARIKALIKRYRGEVTQSTLSFGSLRVDQKTRQAYREGKKLALNPTTYTILEQLCLKAPEIVTRREISEKLWQEKEPHNDVLRSHIYQLRNQLDKPFSRPMLTTLPKIGFRLEEI comes from the coding sequence ATGCATAAAATACTGTTGGTAGAAGACAATCGTGAAGTTGCGGGGGTGCTTTTTGATTATTTCGAAAGCCTTGGAATGGAACTAGACTACGCGGATAACGGCGAGCTTGGTTTGCAATTAGCCCTCAATGAGAACTTCGATCTAATTCTTCTCGATCTCATGCTGCCGCGCATGGATGGCTTAACCGTATGCAATTCGCTAAGAGATGCCGGTAACTATACCCCTATTCTTATGCTCACTGCACTAGATAATCGTGAAGATATGCTCAATGGTTTTAAACATGGTGCAGACGACTATTTAACTAAGCCTTTCGATTTGGAAATCCTCGAGGCGCGCATCAAAGCGCTCATTAAACGTTACCGCGGTGAGGTGACGCAAAGTACTCTCAGTTTTGGAAGTCTTCGGGTAGACCAAAAAACTCGCCAAGCATACAGAGAAGGCAAAAAGCTCGCACTCAACCCTACGACTTACACCATCCTTGAACAGCTATGTCTGAAAGCCCCAGAAATTGTGACTCGGCGTGAAATATCTGAAAAACTCTGGCAAGAAAAAGAGCCCCACAATGACGTCCTGCGTAGCCACATTTATCAATTGCGTAATCAACTTGATAAGCCTTTCTCTCGCCCTATGCTAACAACCTTGCCAAAAATAGGTTTCCGGCTTGAGGAAATATAG
- a CDS encoding glycosyltransferase family 2 protein, whose translation MGLVTPLPNQSRGVTLSVIVPFYNEEDVLPELHHRLMCVLESLSESSEVIYIDDGSTDKSSQLVTSFESDFASIRCIELSRNFGKEAAMSAGLEHSRGLAVIIIDADLQDPPELIPTMLAKWRQGYDVINMQRSERHGETWLKKTSAALFYRLMNTLVKSDIPENVGDFRLLSREVVDHINRLPERNRYMKGIFAWPGFSHATIPFKRDARYCGESKWNYLKLIGLAIDGITSFSIRPLRLATLIGASIALGAFIYGGFIVLKTVLLGEAVSGYPSLMVTQLALGGIQLLSIGLLGEYVGRIFIEVKARPLYLIRTVTDKSASATIKQMERKREF comes from the coding sequence ATGGGATTAGTGACACCATTACCAAACCAATCAAGAGGTGTAACCTTGTCGGTTATTGTGCCTTTTTACAATGAAGAAGACGTTTTACCCGAGTTACACCATCGACTTATGTGTGTGTTAGAAAGTTTGTCTGAGTCCAGTGAAGTTATCTATATCGATGATGGCAGTACGGACAAGAGTAGCCAGCTTGTGACAAGCTTTGAATCAGATTTTGCTTCAATTCGCTGTATCGAGTTAAGCCGCAATTTTGGCAAAGAAGCAGCGATGAGTGCAGGACTTGAGCATAGTCGGGGGCTTGCTGTGATAATCATTGATGCCGATTTACAAGATCCTCCAGAGCTTATTCCCACTATGTTAGCAAAATGGCGCCAAGGATATGATGTTATCAACATGCAGCGCAGTGAGCGGCATGGCGAAACCTGGCTAAAGAAAACCTCAGCAGCGCTCTTCTATCGCTTGATGAACACTTTAGTCAAATCTGACATTCCAGAAAATGTGGGTGACTTTAGGCTTCTGAGCCGTGAAGTTGTCGATCATATTAATCGTCTTCCCGAGCGTAATAGGTATATGAAAGGCATTTTTGCTTGGCCGGGATTTAGCCATGCCACGATTCCATTCAAGCGTGACGCAAGATATTGTGGTGAAAGTAAGTGGAACTACCTCAAATTAATTGGCTTAGCCATTGATGGCATTACTTCATTTTCTATTCGCCCTCTTCGTCTAGCAACCTTGATCGGTGCCTCCATTGCTTTAGGGGCATTTATTTATGGCGGTTTTATTGTTTTGAAAACGGTATTACTTGGGGAAGCTGTCAGCGGATACCCGTCACTTATGGTTACACAACTAGCGTTAGGGGGTATCCAATTGTTATCGATAGGGCTACTAGGAGAATATGTAGGACGAATCTTTATCGAAGTCAAAGCTCGCCCTCTCTATTTGATCCGCACAGTGACAGATAAATCAGCCTCTGCGACTATTAAACAAATGGAGAGAAAGCGTGAGTTTTAA
- a CDS encoding ArnT family glycosyltransferase — protein MSFNRVHLWILLGVTLVTRLLSLGAYPLMDTTEARYGEMARLMVETNNWITPQFDYGVPFWGKPPLFAWMSALGIKLFGVNEFAVRFPHWLAGVLIVGLVAYFAKRVGFSGLVSALVLSTSGVFLISAGAVMTDIALTLGMSLALIGFYLCWQGSKLWGYLAFLGLAIGLLAKGPLVIVLVGLAVVPWLVMHHGFLGSLKVLWQRFPMVGGLLVMGAISIPWYIAAERATPGFLNYFIIGEHIKRFVVSGWQGDLYGTAHNEARGTIWYFWLYAAAPWSLILPILWWNKRKQLGIGIDPESGLLSFLVFWMLSPMLLFTFAGNILPAYVLPGIPAMSVLIAILLSDEGNDNQWFKIVSGVVPILLLGAVIFIQSGTGNRRSDKALLRDIDPSVPTYYIGRRPFSGQFYSSGKAKYLQNYEILDHLKRAQLIGKKEAVEEVVHSKKMNCSIDTVEHSRRVLYRCERPR, from the coding sequence GTGAGTTTTAATCGGGTGCATTTATGGATTTTACTTGGCGTGACTTTAGTTACTCGTTTGCTGAGCTTGGGTGCTTACCCTCTTATGGATACAACCGAAGCGCGCTATGGTGAAATGGCCAGGTTAATGGTTGAAACCAATAATTGGATAACGCCTCAGTTTGACTATGGCGTGCCATTTTGGGGTAAACCTCCTCTTTTTGCGTGGATGAGCGCACTGGGTATCAAGCTATTTGGCGTGAATGAGTTTGCTGTCCGCTTTCCGCATTGGTTAGCGGGCGTTCTAATTGTAGGATTGGTTGCCTACTTCGCTAAGCGGGTGGGCTTTAGTGGTCTAGTTTCAGCCTTGGTTTTATCAACGTCTGGTGTATTCCTTATTTCGGCTGGTGCTGTGATGACAGATATCGCACTTACCTTGGGGATGTCGCTAGCACTAATAGGGTTTTATTTGTGTTGGCAGGGCTCAAAGTTATGGGGCTATCTTGCGTTCTTAGGTTTAGCAATCGGTCTTTTAGCAAAAGGGCCATTAGTCATTGTTCTGGTAGGGTTAGCTGTTGTTCCATGGCTTGTGATGCATCATGGCTTTTTGGGATCGTTAAAAGTGCTATGGCAAAGGTTTCCAATGGTTGGCGGGCTATTGGTGATGGGGGCTATTTCTATTCCTTGGTATATTGCTGCCGAGCGAGCCACACCGGGCTTTTTAAATTATTTCATTATCGGTGAGCACATAAAACGATTTGTTGTCAGTGGCTGGCAAGGTGATCTCTATGGGACTGCTCATAATGAAGCGCGTGGGACCATATGGTACTTCTGGCTTTATGCGGCTGCTCCATGGTCATTGATTCTCCCTATTCTATGGTGGAACAAGCGTAAGCAGTTGGGTATAGGTATTGACCCTGAAAGTGGGTTGTTGAGCTTTCTTGTTTTTTGGATGCTATCACCCATGCTTTTATTTACCTTTGCGGGCAATATTTTACCCGCTTACGTATTGCCGGGCATACCTGCAATGAGTGTGTTGATTGCGATTTTACTGTCCGACGAAGGCAATGATAATCAATGGTTTAAGATTGTTTCTGGTGTTGTGCCCATCCTTCTACTTGGGGCGGTAATCTTTATTCAGTCAGGGACAGGCAATAGACGAAGCGACAAGGCTCTGCTTCGTGATATAGACCCTAGTGTACCCACTTATTATATTGGACGGCGCCCATTTTCTGGCCAGTTCTATAGCAGCGGGAAAGCGAAATACCTTCAAAATTACGAAATCTTAGACCATTTAAAAAGAGCGCAGCTTATTGGTAAAAAAGAGGCTGTTGAAGAGGTCGTTCATAGTAAAAAGATGAATTGCTCTATCGATACTGTGGAACATAGTCGGCGAGTACTATATCGATGCGAGCGTCCAAGATGA
- a CDS encoding GtrA family protein: MSSRIVSFAVVGGVGFLADSALFSALYYGLEFEILSARVASFLFAATITWLGNRMFTFANVTGGNTVIQWLKFMTSATVSLLPNLAMFKLIMLFYTNESTSVMVAFIGGVLSGMVSNFLLNQYWVFGKEEAIRTH; this comes from the coding sequence ATGAGTAGCAGAATAGTAAGTTTTGCTGTCGTAGGCGGGGTGGGTTTCCTCGCTGACTCTGCTTTATTCTCAGCCTTGTATTATGGATTGGAATTCGAAATCCTGTCAGCACGCGTCGCTTCATTTTTGTTTGCCGCAACTATCACTTGGTTGGGCAATAGGATGTTTACCTTCGCAAATGTTACTGGCGGTAATACTGTGATCCAATGGCTGAAATTTATGACAAGCGCCACAGTCTCCTTACTTCCTAATTTAGCCATGTTTAAACTCATTATGTTGTTTTATACGAATGAAAGCACAAGTGTAATGGTTGCTTTTATTGGTGGGGTTTTATCTGGAATGGTCAGCAATTTCTTACTTAACCAGTATTGGGTGTTCGGTAAAGAAGAAGCGATAAGAACGCACTAA
- a CDS encoding TetR/AcrR family transcriptional regulator — translation MRQTTKDKILDVAEALFAEHGFNDTSLRTITSKAGVNLASVNYHFGDKKTLVRAVLNRYLEAFMPAVQDALITLNLDQSYSMSDVFESLRGPLRALNDIRPNGTSRFMLLIGRGYTDVQGHLRWFITTRYQEALSLFTQSVLKANPNLTQETLFWRLHFTLGTCVFTMASSQALMEIAENDYERQMDAKYIVDQLIPYLAAGVAAD, via the coding sequence ATGAGACAGACGACCAAAGACAAAATCCTAGATGTCGCTGAAGCCTTGTTTGCCGAGCATGGCTTTAATGACACGTCACTGCGGACAATCACCAGCAAGGCTGGCGTTAACCTTGCGTCGGTGAATTATCATTTTGGTGATAAAAAGACCTTAGTGCGTGCGGTGTTGAACCGATACCTAGAAGCCTTCATGCCTGCAGTTCAAGATGCGTTGATTACACTTAACCTCGATCAAAGTTACTCGATGTCAGATGTCTTTGAGTCGTTGAGAGGTCCACTACGAGCACTCAATGATATACGGCCAAATGGAACAAGCCGATTTATGTTATTGATTGGTAGAGGGTATACCGATGTACAAGGTCATTTGCGCTGGTTTATCACCACTCGTTATCAAGAGGCCTTATCTTTGTTTACTCAATCGGTACTCAAAGCGAATCCAAACCTGACCCAAGAAACCTTGTTTTGGCGGCTTCACTTTACGCTCGGAACTTGTGTTTTCACCATGGCTTCAAGTCAAGCTCTGATGGAAATTGCAGAAAATGATTACGAAAGGCAGATGGACGCTAAATATATCGTCGATCAGCTTATTCCTTATTTAGCTGCTGGTGTGGCGGCTGATTAA
- a CDS encoding acyl-CoA dehydrogenase: protein MCSLRRKWVSDPAFKMFKKVLPPLSSTEREAMEAGSVWWDGELFSGRPDFSKLHKYPMPSLSAEEQSFVDNELETLLSMLDDHKIVKHDRDLPKEVWEYLRKERFFSLIISKEYGGREFSALANSTIVTKIATRSISTAVSVMVPNSLGPGELLSHYGTQEQKDYWLPRLADGTDIPCFALTGPEAGSDAGGIPDEGVVCYGRYKNKKVLGIRLNWNKRYITLAPVATVLGLAFKMYDPEGLIGDKKDLGITCALIPADHKGVEIGERHDPMGLAFMNGPTRGKDVFIPMEWLIGGQEYAGRGWRMLVECLSAGRGISLPALGTAIGHLTARTTGAYAYVRKQFGMSIGKFEGVAEALGRIGGLTYLLEASRTLTTTSLDLKEKPGIVTAIAKYHMTEMARTILNDSMDIHAGRAIQDGPMNYLATHYLGIPVAITVEGANILTRNLMIFGQGATRCHPFVLKEMESAANQDQKQGAKEFDDLLFKHIAHAAKNTLGAFGAALTGSYFIKADMSGPTQVYYKDLTRLSRALAVSADIAMATLGGDLKRKEMISARLGDVLAYLYMGSAALKKYEDEGRQQQDLDYVHYSVQHCLHNAARALTEVFSNYPQKMVGVLLKGLIFPLGNHFNKPSDDLTVKLAESLMTPGVHRDRLTHLCYVGKEQDDAVGLMDEAFLAMYGIKGLERKLMRAAQEGKVDRKGPLKERLEQALAADVFNEDEVEQIMAAEALRYKAIQVDDFSHDLSRVTTGGKSKKGKANLDSVA from the coding sequence ATGTGCTCTTTACGTAGAAAATGGGTCAGCGACCCCGCTTTTAAAATGTTCAAGAAAGTACTGCCACCTCTTTCCAGTACGGAACGAGAAGCGATGGAAGCGGGTAGTGTTTGGTGGGATGGCGAACTGTTCTCTGGGCGCCCGGATTTTTCTAAACTGCACAAATACCCAATGCCAAGTCTATCGGCGGAAGAGCAATCTTTTGTTGATAACGAGTTGGAAACTTTGCTCTCTATGTTAGACGATCACAAGATTGTTAAACATGACCGAGATCTTCCAAAAGAGGTTTGGGAATATTTGCGTAAAGAACGCTTCTTTTCGTTAATTATTTCAAAAGAATATGGCGGACGTGAATTTTCAGCGCTTGCTAATTCAACTATTGTTACCAAAATAGCGACACGCAGTATCAGTACGGCGGTATCGGTTATGGTACCGAACTCTCTTGGACCAGGTGAGTTGTTATCGCATTATGGCACGCAAGAGCAGAAGGACTATTGGCTCCCACGCTTGGCTGATGGCACCGATATTCCGTGTTTTGCTTTAACAGGCCCTGAAGCAGGTTCAGATGCTGGTGGCATACCAGATGAAGGCGTGGTTTGCTATGGGAGATACAAGAATAAAAAGGTACTAGGTATTCGCCTCAATTGGAACAAGCGTTATATCACGCTTGCGCCAGTGGCCACCGTATTGGGCCTTGCCTTTAAAATGTACGATCCTGAAGGTTTGATTGGTGACAAGAAAGATCTCGGTATTACCTGTGCGCTGATCCCTGCTGATCACAAAGGGGTCGAAATAGGCGAGCGTCACGATCCTATGGGATTAGCGTTTATGAACGGCCCAACCCGAGGCAAAGATGTCTTTATTCCTATGGAATGGCTGATTGGTGGACAAGAGTACGCGGGTAGAGGCTGGCGAATGCTAGTTGAGTGCTTGTCAGCAGGCCGTGGTATTTCATTACCAGCGTTAGGCACAGCAATTGGTCACTTAACGGCACGTACGACAGGCGCTTATGCGTATGTACGTAAGCAGTTTGGGATGTCAATTGGTAAGTTCGAAGGAGTAGCTGAAGCACTGGGTCGAATCGGTGGCTTGACGTATCTTCTAGAAGCCAGTCGCACATTGACTACTACATCGTTGGATTTAAAAGAAAAGCCGGGAATTGTCACCGCCATCGCTAAATACCATATGACAGAAATGGCTCGTACCATTTTAAATGATTCAATGGATATTCATGCCGGGCGCGCGATTCAAGATGGCCCAATGAATTATCTTGCTACTCATTATCTTGGTATTCCCGTTGCGATCACGGTCGAAGGGGCGAATATTCTAACTCGTAACCTGATGATATTTGGTCAAGGGGCAACCCGCTGTCATCCGTTCGTTCTCAAGGAAATGGAATCCGCGGCCAACCAAGACCAAAAGCAGGGTGCGAAAGAATTTGATGACTTGTTATTTAAGCACATAGCTCACGCGGCTAAGAATACTCTTGGCGCATTCGGCGCGGCTCTGACAGGCTCTTACTTTATTAAAGCCGACATGAGTGGTCCAACCCAAGTGTATTACAAAGACTTAACTCGCCTCAGCCGTGCTTTGGCAGTGAGTGCAGACATCGCTATGGCAACGTTGGGCGGCGATTTGAAACGTAAAGAGATGATTTCCGCTCGTCTTGGTGACGTACTGGCATACCTCTATATGGGCTCAGCAGCATTGAAGAAATATGAGGACGAAGGGCGCCAGCAACAAGATTTGGATTATGTTCATTATTCTGTTCAGCACTGTTTGCATAATGCTGCTCGAGCTCTGACGGAAGTGTTTAGTAACTACCCACAAAAAATGGTTGGTGTGTTGCTTAAAGGTTTGATATTCCCTCTTGGTAATCATTTCAACAAGCCAAGTGATGATTTGACGGTAAAACTAGCTGAAAGTCTGATGACTCCGGGCGTGCACCGCGACCGACTCACTCACCTTTGTTATGTGGGTAAAGAGCAAGATGATGCGGTTGGTTTGATGGATGAAGCTTTCCTTGCCATGTACGGCATTAAAGGGCTTGAGAGAAAACTTATGAGAGCAGCTCAGGAAGGTAAAGTCGACCGTAAAGGACCACTGAAAGAGCGCCTCGAGCAAGCTCTGGCAGCCGATGTGTTTAATGAAGATGAAGTGGAACAAATTATGGCGGCTGAAGCGCTACGCTATAAAGCCATTCAAGTGGATGATTTTAGTCATGATTTGAGCCGAGTAACAACGGGCGGAAAATCCAAGAAAGGCAAAGCAAACCTCGATAGTGTTGCCTAA
- the fabV gene encoding enoyl-ACP reductase FabV, giving the protein MIIKPRIRGFICTTTHPVGCEANVKEQIAYTKAQGPIANAPKRVLVVGASSGYGLSSRIAAAFGGGASTIGVFFEKEGTEKKPGTAGFYNAAAFEKLAREEGLYAKSLNGDAFSNEAKQKTIELIKQDLGQIDMVVYSLASPVRKMPETGELIRSSLKPIGQTYTSTAVDTNKDVIIEASVEPATEQEIQDTVTVMGGEDWELWIDALSDAGVLAEGCKTVAYSYIGTELTWPIYWDGALGKAKMDLDRAAAALNEKLGVTGGSANVAVLKSVVTQASSAIPVMPLYIAMVFKKMRQEGVHEGCMEQIFRMFNERLYKADGSAAEVDDRNRLRLDDWELRDDIQQHCRDLWPQITSENLKDLTDYVEYKEEFLKLFGFGVTGVDYDADVNPVVEADFTAI; this is encoded by the coding sequence ATGATCATCAAACCTAGAATTCGTGGATTTATCTGTACAACGACACACCCAGTAGGCTGTGAAGCTAACGTAAAAGAACAAATCGCTTATACAAAGGCGCAAGGCCCAATTGCAAATGCTCCAAAACGTGTGTTAGTTGTCGGTGCATCCAGTGGTTACGGTCTGTCTTCTCGTATCGCTGCGGCATTTGGTGGTGGTGCTTCGACTATCGGCGTTTTCTTCGAAAAAGAAGGCACAGAGAAAAAGCCTGGTACGGCTGGTTTCTATAACGCAGCAGCATTTGAGAAGCTGGCTCGTGAAGAAGGCCTGTATGCAAAAAGCCTTAACGGCGATGCTTTTTCCAATGAAGCGAAGCAAAAAACAATTGAGCTTATCAAACAAGACTTAGGTCAGATTGATATGGTGGTTTACTCGCTGGCATCGCCAGTGCGTAAAATGCCAGAAACGGGTGAATTGATTCGCTCTTCACTAAAGCCAATTGGTCAAACTTATACGTCAACGGCTGTCGATACCAATAAAGATGTGATTATTGAAGCAAGCGTTGAGCCAGCAACCGAGCAAGAAATTCAAGATACTGTTACTGTTATGGGCGGTGAAGACTGGGAACTTTGGATCGATGCTTTGTCTGATGCAGGTGTATTGGCAGAAGGCTGCAAAACCGTTGCTTACAGCTACATCGGAACAGAGTTGACTTGGCCTATCTATTGGGATGGTGCTTTGGGCAAAGCTAAGATGGACCTAGATAGAGCGGCTGCAGCACTGAACGAAAAGCTTGGAGTAACAGGTGGAAGTGCTAATGTTGCGGTACTCAAATCTGTGGTAACTCAAGCAAGTTCAGCAATTCCGGTTATGCCACTGTATATCGCTATGGTGTTTAAGAAAATGCGCCAAGAAGGTGTACACGAAGGGTGTATGGAGCAGATCTTCCGCATGTTTAATGAGCGCTTGTATAAAGCTGATGGTAGCGCTGCTGAGGTGGATGATAGAAATCGTCTGCGTTTGGATGATTGGGAGTTGCGTGATGACATTCAGCAACACTGTCGCGACCTATGGCCACAAATTACCAGCGAAAATCTGAAAGATTTGACCGATTACGTAGAGTACAAAGAAGAGTTCTTAAAGCTATTCGGCTTTGGTGTGACGGGTGTGGATTACGACGCTGACGTAAATCCTGTGGTCGAAGCCGACTTTACTGCGATTTAA
- the xthA gene encoding exodeoxyribonuclease III: protein MKVISFNINGLRARLHQLQAMIDKHHPDVIGLQEIKVHDEAFPLQEVEAMGYKVYFHGQKAHYGVAMLCKKEPISIRKGFPTDNDDHQKRMIMATVEDDNGEKVTILNGYFPQGENIEHETKFPYKRQFYKDLMTYLNEHHNNNEQLIVMGDINISPLDSDIGIGEPNRKRWLKTGKCSFQPIEREWLQTLLDWGFVDTFRKIHPDTNDRFSWFDYRSRGFDDNRGLRIDVILATPSLAEKCIESDIDYELRGIEKPSDHAPIWSCFK from the coding sequence ATGAAAGTCATATCATTTAATATCAATGGCCTAAGAGCCAGACTTCATCAGCTTCAAGCAATGATTGACAAACACCACCCTGATGTCATCGGCCTACAAGAAATCAAAGTTCACGATGAAGCGTTTCCATTGCAAGAAGTCGAAGCCATGGGCTATAAGGTCTATTTCCATGGCCAAAAAGCACATTACGGTGTGGCCATGCTGTGTAAAAAAGAGCCTATTTCTATTCGTAAAGGATTTCCAACTGATAATGACGATCATCAAAAACGTATGATCATGGCAACGGTAGAGGATGACAATGGAGAGAAGGTCACCATATTAAACGGCTATTTTCCGCAAGGCGAGAACATAGAGCACGAAACTAAGTTTCCATATAAGCGCCAGTTCTATAAAGACCTAATGACCTACTTAAATGAGCATCACAACAACAATGAGCAGTTGATTGTGATGGGTGATATCAATATTAGTCCGTTAGACTCAGACATTGGTATCGGTGAACCAAATAGAAAACGTTGGCTCAAAACGGGCAAATGTTCGTTCCAACCTATTGAAAGAGAGTGGCTACAAACTCTACTAGACTGGGGTTTTGTCGATACATTCCGCAAAATCCACCCTGATACCAATGATCGTTTTTCATGGTTTGATTATCGCTCTAGAGGCTTTGATGATAACCGTGGTCTGCGAATTGACGTAATTTTAGCAACGCCTTCTTTGGCAGAGAAATGTATTGAGTCAGACATCGACTATGAACTGCGCGGTATAGAAAAGCCTTCTGATCATGCGCCAATATGGTCATGCTTTAAGTAA
- a CDS encoding cupin domain-containing protein produces the protein MEDFLANYWHKKPTIIKAGFSNFIDPISPDELAGLSMEDEIDSRFISHQEGNWSVEHGPFEGSLFENLPQTHWQLVVQACNHWHAGTAELVQPFKALPQWLFDDLMVCYSAPQGGVGPHIDQYDVFIVQGSGKRHWRVGARDEGQYQESIQAGALRQITGFDAIIDQVLMPGDILYIPPGFPHEGDTLEPSMSYSVGFRSPKERELLSHFADYMIANDKGDKHLHNPGMKPQTKYGEIQTSDLDKMTAMLRSALQSDNDIHNSIGALLSQSRHQLDIIEPDTPVTAIEIQSHLKDLGFLHKVSGLKALYLQNAASCVYINGETYHTESEHLMDLLCNQTQISYHDIQSKLAQADIELLVSLVNAGLWYLD, from the coding sequence ATGGAAGACTTCTTGGCCAATTATTGGCATAAGAAACCGACCATTATTAAAGCAGGCTTTTCTAATTTCATCGACCCTATATCGCCTGACGAGCTGGCAGGTTTGTCCATGGAAGACGAGATTGATTCACGTTTTATCAGTCACCAAGAAGGTAACTGGTCTGTCGAACATGGTCCGTTTGAAGGCTCTCTATTTGAGAACTTACCACAAACTCACTGGCAATTGGTTGTTCAAGCGTGTAATCATTGGCACGCTGGTACAGCGGAACTGGTTCAGCCTTTTAAAGCTCTGCCTCAATGGTTATTTGATGATTTGATGGTTTGTTACTCGGCTCCACAGGGTGGTGTTGGCCCCCATATCGACCAGTATGATGTGTTCATTGTTCAAGGGAGCGGAAAACGTCATTGGCGCGTTGGAGCAAGAGATGAGGGGCAGTATCAAGAATCTATCCAAGCGGGCGCCCTTCGCCAAATCACTGGATTTGATGCCATTATAGATCAGGTCTTAATGCCGGGAGATATACTCTACATTCCACCCGGATTCCCACACGAAGGTGATACGCTTGAGCCAAGTATGAGCTATTCTGTTGGCTTTAGGTCCCCCAAAGAGCGCGAGCTATTGAGTCATTTTGCAGATTATATGATCGCGAATGATAAAGGTGATAAACATCTTCACAACCCAGGTATGAAGCCTCAAACCAAGTATGGAGAAATCCAAACCAGCGACTTGGATAAGATGACTGCTATGTTGCGCAGCGCACTGCAATCTGACAATGATATTCACAACAGTATTGGTGCCCTGCTCAGCCAGTCTCGCCATCAGCTTGATATTATCGAGCCAGACACACCAGTCACTGCGATTGAAATACAAAGTCATTTAAAAGATCTAGGCTTTCTGCACAAAGTATCTGGGCTAAAAGCGCTTTATCTACAAAATGCTGCCTCTTGCGTTTATATCAATGGCGAGACTTACCATACAGAGTCTGAGCACTTAATGGACCTTTTATGTAACCAAACCCAAATAAGCTATCACGATATCCAAAGTAAACTAGCACAAGCCGATATTGAACTGCTTGTATCACTAGTAAATGCTGGTTTGTGGTATTTGGACTAG